A region from the Onthophagus taurus isolate NC chromosome 8, IU_Otau_3.0, whole genome shotgun sequence genome encodes:
- the LOC139431062 gene encoding uncharacterized protein: MQQPDASDSVPAPSTPKLNKIVIPTFDGNYKNWPIFFDLFRTLIHENDSLSPVAKYQYLLTSLKGEAFNLLKGLPVTNENYSIAYTTLKGRYQNKRHLATLYFNEIINLKPVHDESSKSFRHFIDTFKENVEGFRSLKFPVQHWDFLLFNLLLLKINTATKTKFESEHALVEIPTYTQLIDFLEKQAKALNSVSLTSNEKTHLNQSKSSQNIRNKPSINLKVEEATKIKCVLCSQSHPLYRCSTFYAKSAADRLSFARDNNLCRNCLNNSHQTNSCSSNHRCRVCHQKHHSSLHFDNSKSSLVHVGTTACDVSQTSDTTNQQIILPIAFLQIKDRFGTLHLVRALIDSGSMSNFITAKLAKKLRLPRTRNTSLEIRGLNSMTSVCNKGKVKCYVQPSHTSQPSFDFDAIITPNICSDQPTYQDIQMAYEHLKNLNFQKEFKSNLKEVDLLLGAELVPQILTSGRIRGGPNDPVAVESVFGWLLMGRSSLSSSTPTSTCLSTIASSCSLDHTIQKFWEIESIPVKSVFTLEEEACEKHFRDNYTRTTGGRFIVSLPFKSNKPTLGDSYQTALKRFKSLENRLLKNPSLHDDYISFMSDYLSSGHMSLNTVNSPLPSATYYIPHHCVMRAESASTKLRVVFDASAISSNGKSLNDNLLIDPKLQQDIVKVLFNFRCYKFAFTCDIKQMYRQILISPQDRNYQRILWRFSPQEPLQEFILNTVTYGVSSAPFLALRTLLELANLYINEHPLAANILKNNIYVDDIVTGTNSIKEGLTLQKELITLLKKGGFELRKWASNCNEILRSVSESDIQTPISMDYDEISCVKVLGLQWDPNSDMFHYSYSPRPSLSTKRSILSDISRIYDPLGFLTPCTFKAKCFIQQLWQLNLEWDEIPPYHIAQNWQDFRVKLKLLSNLRVPRLIIPDYSNSIQLHLFCDASQSGYCAVAYFRCVTPQSVTTSFICGKSRVAPLKTLSVPRLELCAAVLLVDILKIIQENLSPEIKITSVTAWSDSQVVLNWVTSLPHKWKVFESNLVSHIQEILPPTSWKYVPSSDNPADCGSRGLFPDQLSSFNLWWNGPTWLISDSYSWPSQIMCNLNDQELINEQKPIVVNLIENSTNFIDNILTNISSLSKIKRIVAYVLQFILRTRKQKSLFSVSLSQFELQKALHVLVKHVQREHFSEIFTAILKSKKLPKPIRKLVPFLDRDGLLRVGGRLKHSEVSYEQTHPLLLPRDSRLSELVIEDTHREFLHPGHRTLHALLAQQFWILSPRRAISGCMKCVRADPKTQIPLMANLPSYRFSELKAFYVSGVDFAGPIFTTMHRSRGVRSVKSYICVFVCASTKAVHLELVSDLYTDAFIAALRRFLSRRGHCSMLFSDQGTNFVGADNKLRELAAATGTSFGINWHFNPPGGPHFNGLSEAGVKSVKNHLTRVIGEQILTFEEMYTVLTQVEAVLNSRPLYPIFRST; encoded by the exons ATGCAACAACCCGATGCTTCCGATTCTGTTCCAGCTCCGTCTACgcctaaattaaataaaattgtcatTCCGACTTTCGatggaaattataaaaactggccgatattttttgatttatttagaacGTTAATTCATGAAAACGATTCCTTGTCACCAGTGGCAAAGTATCAATATTTGCTTACTTCCTTGAAAGGAGAAgcgtttaatttgttaaaggGCCTTCCCGTCACAAATGAAAACTATTCCATTGCCTATACCACCTTAAAAGGAAGATATCAGAACAAGCGTCATTTGGCTACGCTTTATTTTAACgagattataaatttaaaacctgTTCATGATGAATCGTCCAAGTCTTTCCGACATTTTATTGATACCTTCAAAGAGAATGTTGAAGGGTTCCGATCGCTTAAGTTTCCCGTTCAACATTGGGATTTTCTCTTATTCAATCTTCTTCTTCTGAAGATCAACACCGCAACAAAGACGAAATTTGAATCCGAACACGCGTTAGTTGAAATTCCAACGTACACTCAATTAATCGATTTCCTGGAAAAGCAGGCAAAAGCTTTGAATTCAGTTTCACTCACGTCAAATGAAAAAACTCACCTGAATCAATCAAAATCGTCTCAAAATATTCGTAACAAGCCATCCATCAATCTGAAGGTTGAAGAGgccacaaaaattaaatgcgtGTTGTGTTCCCAATCACATCCATTATATCGATGTTCAACATTTTACGCAAAATCTGCAGCCGATAGATTATCATTTGCCAGAGACAACAACTTATGTCGCAATTGCCTTAATAACTCGCATCAAACAAATAGCTGTTCATCTAATCATCGTTGTAGAGTTTGCCATCAAAAACACCACAGCTCTTTACACTTCGATAATTCTAAATCGTCATTGGTTCACGTCGGAACTACAGCCTGTGATGTCAGTCAAACCTCCGACACTACAAATCAACAGATTATTTTACCGATCGCCTTTTTGCAAATCAAAGATCGATTTGGTACATTACATCTCGTTCGAGCCTTAATAGACTCAGGAAGTATGTCCAACTTCATTACAGCAAAACTTGCTAAAAAACTTCGTTTACCTCGGACTCGAAATACTTCATTGGAAATCAGAGGCCTTAATTCTATGACTTCTGTATGCAACAAaggaaaagttaaatgttatGTTCAACCAAGCCACACGTCACAACCgtcttttgattttgatgcAATAATTACACCCAACATATGTTCTGATCAACCCACTTATCAAGACATTCAAATGGCTTATGAACatctaaaaaacttaaattttcaaaaggaaTTTAAATCGAATCTTAAAGAAGTTGATTTACTTCTGGGTGCGGAATTAGTACCTCAAATCCTTACTAGTGGTCGTATACGAGGAGGTCCCAACGATCCAGTCGCAGTTGAATCCGTTTTCGGTTGGTTGCTTATGGGACGTTCTTCATTATCTTCATCGACACCAACATCAACTTGTTTGTCAACGATAGCTTCTTCATGTTCACTTGATCATACGATACAAAAGTTTTGGGAAATTGAGTCAATTCCCGTGAAATCTGTATTCACCCTGGAAGAAGAAGCCTGTGAAAAACATTTCCGAGATAATTATACACGTACGACTGGTGGTAGATTCATCGTTTCCTTACCCTTCAAGTCCAATAAACCTACACTGGGAGATTCCTATCAAACTGCTCTCAAAAGATTTAAATCCTTAGAAAACCGTTTGCTTAAAAATCCTTCTTTACATGACGATTACATATCCTTTATGTCTGATTATCTTTCCTCCGGTCACATGTCTTTAAATACCGTCAACTCACCTCTTCCCTCAGCCACATACTACATTCCTCATCATTGTGTAATGCGCGCAGAAAGCGCATCCACCAAACTTCGTGTCGTCTTCGACGCCTCGGCGATATCTTCGAATGGGAAATCGTTAAACGATAACTTACTGATTGATCCCAAGTTACAACAGGACATCGTCaaggttttatttaattttcgatgttacaaatTTGCCTTCACGTGCGACATCAAGCAGATGTACCGCCAAATTTTGATTTCCCCTCAAGATAGGAATTATCAACGAATCCTTTGGCGATTCTCTCCTCAAGAGCCATTACAAGAATTCATTCTTAATACAGTTACATATGGCGTATCATCGGCTCCGTTCTTAGCCCTGCGCACTCTGTTGGAACTGgctaatttatatattaatgaaCATCCTTTAGCtgcaaatatcttaaaaaataatatctacgTTGATGATATCGTCACTGGGACAAATTCCATCAAAGAAGGTCTTACCTTACAAAAGGAATTAATCacacttttaaaaaaaggagGTTTTGAGCTGAGGAAGTGGGCCAGTAACTGCAACGAAATCTTACGATCGGTCTCGGAAAGCGATATACAAACTCCAATATCAATGGACTACGATGAAATATCCTGCGTCAAGGTTTTGGGACTACAATGGGACCCCAATAGCGATATGTTTCACTATTCCTATTCTCCTCGTCCCTCACTTTCCACAAAACGATCTATTTTGTCTGACATTTCTCGCATCTATGACCCTTTGGGCTTTTTAACCCCCTGTACCTTTAAagcaaaatgttttattcagCAACTTTGGCAACTGAATCTTGAGTGGGATGAAATTCCTCCATATCACATTGCTCAAAATTGGCAAGATTTtagagttaaattaaaattattatctaacTTACGTGTACCACGCTTAATAATTCCCGATTACTCAAACTCAATCCAACTTCATTTGTTTTGCGACGCTTCGCAAAGTGGCTACTGTGCGGTAGCATATTTTCGATGTGTTACACCTCAATCTGTGACGACTTCTTTTATCTGCGGTAAATCCCGCGTAGCTCCTCTTAAAACTCTCTCAGTCCCTCGACTTGAGCTTTGTGCAGCGGTATTGCTCgtcgatattttaaaaattattcaggAAAATCTATCtcctgaaattaaaataacctcTGTTACCGCCTGGTCAGATTCCCAGGTTGTTTTAAATTGGGTAACTTCTTTACCTCACAAATGGAAAGTATTTGAATCTAATCTGGTGAGCCACATTCAGGAAATATTACCTCCAACCTCATGGAAATATGTCCCATCGTCGGACAATCCAGCTGATTGTGGTTCCCGTGGTCTGTTTCCGGACCAGCTGTCCTCATTTAATCTATGGTGGAACGGCCCCACTTGGCTAATCTCTGATTCTTACTCTTGGCCATCTCAGATCATGTGTAATCTAAATGATCAAGAATTGATCAATGAACAAAAACCTATCGTAGTTAACTTAATAGAAAATTCTACAAACTTTATCGATAATATACTTACTAATATTTCATCTTTATCAAAGATTAAAAGAATTGTAGCTTATGTGCTGCAAtttatacttagaactagaaaacagAAGTCCTTATTCTCCGTTTCATTGTCTCAATTTGAGCTCCAAAAAGCTCTACACGTTCTTGTTAAACATGTTCAGCGTGAACATTTTTCTGAGATCTTTACTGCTATTCTCAAATCTAAAAAACTTCCAAAACCCATTCGTAAACTCGTTCCTTTTCTTGATCGGGATGGGTTGCTCAGGGTGGGTGGACGGTTAAAACATTCTGAAGTGTCATACGAACAAACACATCCGTTATTATTGCCACGTGATTCTCGGTTGAGTGAATTAGTTATTGAAGATACTCACCGCGAGTTTTTGCATCCTGGACATCGTACTCTGCACGCACTTCTGGCTCAGCAGTTCTGGATTCTGTCACCGCGACGAGCCATTTCCGGATGTATGAAATGTGTTCGAGCTGATCCCAAGACGCAGATTCCATTGATGGCTAATCTTCCCAGTTACCGATTCTCTGAGCTGAAAGCCTTTTACGTATCTGGGGTGGACTTTGCCGGTCCAATATTTACTACAATGCATCGCTCTCGTGGCGTACGGTCTGTAAAGTCGTACATTTGCGTTTTTGTTTGTGCGTCCACTAAAGCCGTACACTTAGAGTTAGTTTCAGACTTATATACAGACGCCTTTATCGCTGCTCTCCGACGCTTTCTATCTCGTAGAGGACATTGCTCGATGTTATTTAGCGACCAAGGAACAAACTTTGTGGGAGCTGACAACAAACTTCGTGAATTGGCCGCAGCAACTGGTACCTCCTTTGGGATCAACTGGCACTTTAATCCTCCCGGAGGCCCCCATTTCAATGGATTATCTGAGGCGGGAGTAAAATCGGTGAAAAACCATCTCACAAGAGTTATCGGAGAGCAGATACTTACATTCGAAGAAATGTACACCGTCTTAACACAAGTGGAAGCAGTATTAAATTCAAGGCCGTTGTATCCGAT ttttaggtcCACTTAA
- the LOC139431322 gene encoding uncharacterized protein: MGEKSVRRIVYDTCDAIWNRLSPTEIPPPSQERWQEIEKQFRTIWNFPNCIGAIDGKHVLINKPHHRGSLYYNYKGTCSIVLLAVTNAHSKFTMIDVGAYGKNSDESIFANCSFSKTFQNDTLHFPANKPLPGCDESMPHVIVGDEAFPLKKNLMRPYPGSQLANQEDKKIFNYRLSRARNTSENAFGILSKRFRVYQRRFEIKPEYVNKVVLAVCTIFLNQTVQLYWQIFSKINVLIPEVIIIIVHAGTHFELRTRMIHSGACAL; encoded by the coding sequence ATGGGAGAGAAGTCAGTTCGAAGAATAGTTTATGATACTTGTGATGCCATTTGGAATAGACTGTCACCAACCGAAATACCACCACCGAGTCAAGAACGATGgcaagaaatagaaaaacagTTCAGAACAATATGGAATTTTCCAAACTGTATTGGCGCCATAGACGGTAAACACGTTCTGATAAATAAACCGCATCACAGGGGCTCCTTGTATTACAATTACAAAGGAACTTGTAGTATAGTGCTTTTAGCAGTTACTAACGCTCATTCTAAATTTACCATGATAGACGTTGGCGCCTATGGGAAGAATAGTGACGAAAgtatttttgcaaattgtagTTTTAGTAAAACATTCCAAAATGATACATTGCATTTTCCTGCCAATAAACCTTTACCTGGATGTGATGAGAGTATGCCACATGTTATAGTAGGAGATGAGGCATTCcctttaaagaaaaatctCATGAGGCCTTATCCTGGAAGTCAGCTCGCTAATCAAGAGgataaaaagatatttaacTATAGGCTAAGCCGTGCACGAAATACCAGTGAGAACGCTTTCGGTATTTTATCGAAGAGATTTCGCGTGTATCAGCGAAGGTTTGAAATAAAACCAGAATATGTCAACAAAGTTGTTCTAGCTGTCTGCacaattttcttaaatcaGACAGTACAGCTTTATTGGCAGATATTCTCGAAGATAAATGTTCTAATTCCGgaagtaattataataattgttcatGCAGGAACGCATTTCGAACTTAGAACGCGCATGATCCACTCGGGGGCGTGCGCCCTCTAA